The following are encoded together in the Bradyrhizobium sp. CCGUVB1N3 genome:
- a CDS encoding biotin/lipoyl-containing protein, with product MPIDASHIERLARLLEIYGVASIEIEDKDQSLKLVVETGASSPAPAAASSPRQDPHVVATADVAGHFLAGHPWRTKPFVEPGQQIHAGAIVGLVKVGLIYAPVLSPAEGILDAVLAETGAMVGYGTPIARIRPLVEACST from the coding sequence ATGCCGATAGATGCATCCCACATCGAACGCCTGGCCAGGCTCCTGGAGATATACGGCGTCGCGTCCATCGAGATCGAAGACAAGGACCAGTCGTTGAAACTCGTCGTGGAGACCGGCGCGTCTTCGCCGGCGCCTGCCGCAGCATCCAGCCCTCGCCAGGATCCGCACGTCGTCGCGACGGCTGATGTCGCGGGGCATTTCCTCGCCGGGCATCCCTGGCGGACAAAGCCGTTCGTCGAGCCCGGCCAACAGATCCACGCCGGCGCGATCGTCGGCCTCGTCAAGGTGGGTCTGATCTATGCGCCGGTTCTGTCTCCCGCCGAGGGTATCCTCGATGCTGTCCTCGCCGAGACAGGCGCGATGGTCGGCTACGGAACGCCCATCGCCAGGATTCGCCCCCTTGTCGAGGCCTGCTCGACCTGA
- a CDS encoding biotin-dependent carboxyltransferase family protein: protein MIEILSVLGPTSVQDLGRFDQYRFGVGTSGAMDDVALRAGNILLANDENAAGIEIPMTPFKLRFCRNMAFALTGAEVEAEIGGRTIPPWWRSQARAGDTLSLKAMPRGARCYLTVSGGIDVPAVLGSRSTQFRGEFGGLHGRPLQPGDMLPCAAPDPPAGIGELGIEPADIVLARPNAVADDITVRVVIAGEYDAFDGATQKLFWRSSWKITPQSNRYGYRLQGPAVKPASPIEKRSHGIVPGVIQIPPNGQPIIQMRDAQTSGGYPKIATVIRADLWRVGQARLGSRLRFEQTAYPDALAAETDISAYLDRLRTNVRLLEELRRCR from the coding sequence TTGATCGAGATCCTCTCAGTCCTCGGCCCGACCAGCGTCCAGGACCTCGGCCGCTTCGATCAATATCGGTTCGGGGTCGGCACCTCGGGCGCGATGGACGACGTCGCCCTGCGCGCCGGCAACATCCTGCTGGCCAACGACGAGAACGCCGCGGGCATTGAGATCCCGATGACGCCGTTCAAACTCCGCTTCTGCCGGAATATGGCTTTTGCGCTCACGGGCGCAGAGGTCGAAGCCGAGATCGGAGGACGAACGATCCCGCCGTGGTGGCGGTCGCAGGCGCGCGCCGGAGACACTCTCAGCCTCAAGGCGATGCCCCGTGGCGCAAGATGCTACCTGACCGTCAGTGGCGGCATCGACGTTCCCGCGGTCTTGGGATCACGGAGCACCCAGTTCCGGGGTGAGTTCGGCGGTCTTCACGGGCGACCTCTCCAACCGGGGGATATGCTGCCATGCGCCGCGCCCGATCCGCCGGCGGGAATCGGGGAACTCGGGATCGAACCGGCCGACATCGTCCTCGCCCGGCCGAACGCAGTAGCGGACGATATTACGGTCAGGGTCGTGATCGCCGGCGAATACGATGCGTTCGACGGCGCCACGCAGAAGCTGTTCTGGCGCAGCAGTTGGAAGATCACGCCACAGAGCAACCGCTACGGTTACCGCCTGCAGGGTCCCGCCGTAAAACCGGCCTCACCGATCGAAAAACGATCGCACGGCATCGTCCCGGGCGTCATCCAGATCCCGCCCAATGGGCAGCCCATCATCCAGATGCGCGATGCGCAGACCTCCGGCGGCTACCCGAAAATCGCAACCGTGATCAGGGCTGATCTTTGGCGCGTCGGGCAGGCAAGGCTCGGCAGCAGACTGCGGTTCGAGCAAACTGCGTATCCGGATGCGCTTGCAGCCGAGACCGATATCTCGGCCTATCTTGATCGGCTCAGGACCAACGTTCGACTTCTCGAGGAGCTTCGCAGATGCCGATAG
- the pxpB gene encoding 5-oxoprolinase subunit PxpB, whose amino-acid sequence MRALDRPRISLLGTSALLFEAPGTFDLPHQQRIWALAAAASKWPGIREAIPGITNLMLTFETPPREVASLITALNEGWDEAQELPIGGREIRLPVTYGGEIGSSLQAVAEHTGLSVDDVVSIHAAPRYTVFALGSHPGYCYLGGMDPRITMPRRQTPLQRSAGGSVSIGGSQTGVSASPGPSGWHAIGHTTWTFFDPSWPTPAALAPGDTIRFEIERVIR is encoded by the coding sequence ATGAGGGCTCTCGATCGACCACGGATCAGCCTGCTCGGCACGTCAGCTCTTCTGTTCGAGGCGCCGGGCACGTTTGACCTGCCGCACCAGCAACGCATCTGGGCGCTCGCCGCGGCGGCCTCGAAATGGCCGGGAATCCGCGAAGCCATCCCAGGCATCACCAACCTGATGCTGACCTTCGAAACGCCTCCCCGCGAGGTGGCTTCCCTGATCACAGCCCTCAACGAGGGATGGGACGAAGCGCAGGAGCTTCCGATCGGAGGTCGCGAGATCAGGCTGCCAGTCACCTATGGCGGAGAGATCGGATCGTCACTCCAGGCCGTTGCCGAACACACCGGCCTGTCTGTTGATGACGTGGTATCGATCCATGCCGCACCCCGCTACACCGTGTTCGCGCTAGGAAGTCATCCCGGCTATTGCTACCTCGGCGGCATGGACCCCCGCATAACCATGCCGCGCCGTCAGACGCCGCTGCAGCGTTCTGCCGGTGGCTCAGTGTCCATCGGCGGATCGCAGACCGGCGTCTCTGCTTCACCGGGCCCCAGTGGCTGGCACGCCATCGGACACACGACCTGGACGTTCTTCGATCCGTCCTGGCCGACGCCGGCCGCGCTCGCGCCGGGCGACACCATCCGCTTCGAGATCGAACGGGTGATCCGTTGA
- the accC gene encoding acetyl-CoA carboxylase biotin carboxylase subunit: MFDKVLIANRGEIALRIQRACWAMGLKTVVIHSEADRDARYVALADQALCIGPAAASSTYLNSAAILLAAEATGAQAIHPGYGFLSESADFADRVAQAGLTFIGPPADCIRTMGDKVAAKRAMRLAGVPCVPGPDSALPDDPVKVRAIAREIGYPVIIKAAGGGGGRGMRIVRAEHELADALALTRAEASQAFRNAAVYIEKFLEKPRHIEIQVLCDQHDNHLWLGDRDCSLQRRNQKVVEEAPAPGIDRALVERVGESCVEACRRIGYRGAGTFEFLYEDGQFFFIEMNTRVQVEHPVTEMTTGIDIVKEQIRIARGEPLLISQAGIARSGHAVEFRINAEDPVTFAPSPGAVTRWDVPGGIGIRVDSHIVAGANVPRHYDSLIGKLIAHGATRDEALARARVALSELRAEGVRTNVPLHQAILSDPTFCRGGYDIHHLEHWMAERRAAK; encoded by the coding sequence ATGTTCGACAAGGTCCTGATCGCCAATCGCGGCGAGATCGCGCTTCGCATCCAGCGCGCCTGCTGGGCGATGGGCCTCAAGACCGTCGTCATTCACTCTGAGGCGGACCGGGACGCGCGATACGTTGCGCTCGCAGACCAAGCGCTCTGCATCGGACCGGCTGCGGCGAGCAGCACCTACCTGAATTCAGCAGCGATCCTGCTCGCCGCGGAAGCCACCGGCGCGCAGGCGATTCATCCGGGCTACGGATTTCTGTCGGAAAGCGCTGATTTCGCCGACAGGGTTGCACAGGCCGGCCTCACCTTCATCGGCCCGCCGGCCGACTGCATCCGGACCATGGGCGACAAGGTCGCGGCCAAAAGAGCGATGCGGTTGGCCGGCGTTCCCTGCGTGCCCGGCCCGGACAGCGCCCTGCCCGACGATCCGGTGAAGGTACGCGCCATCGCGCGGGAGATCGGATATCCCGTCATCATCAAGGCAGCAGGCGGCGGTGGCGGGCGCGGCATGCGGATCGTGCGCGCTGAGCATGAACTCGCTGACGCGCTGGCGCTGACGCGCGCAGAAGCGAGCCAGGCCTTCAGGAACGCCGCCGTCTACATCGAGAAGTTCCTCGAAAAGCCGCGCCATATCGAAATTCAAGTCCTGTGCGATCAGCACGACAACCACCTTTGGCTTGGGGACCGCGACTGCTCGCTCCAGCGCAGGAACCAGAAGGTCGTCGAGGAGGCCCCCGCCCCCGGCATCGACCGTGCGCTCGTCGAGCGGGTCGGCGAGAGTTGTGTCGAAGCCTGTCGGCGGATCGGCTACCGCGGCGCAGGCACCTTCGAATTCCTCTACGAAGACGGGCAGTTCTTCTTCATCGAGATGAACACGCGCGTCCAGGTCGAGCACCCCGTCACCGAGATGACTACGGGCATCGACATCGTCAAGGAGCAGATCCGCATTGCACGCGGCGAGCCGTTGCTGATCTCGCAGGCGGGTATCGCGCGGAGCGGTCATGCCGTGGAATTTCGCATCAATGCAGAAGACCCGGTCACCTTTGCGCCTTCGCCTGGCGCCGTGACGCGCTGGGATGTTCCCGGCGGCATCGGCATCCGCGTCGACTCACACATCGTCGCCGGCGCCAATGTTCCGCGTCACTATGACTCGTTGATCGGCAAGCTCATCGCCCACGGCGCCACCCGCGACGAAGCACTGGCGCGCGCACGCGTCGCGCTATCCGAGCTGCGTGCTGAGGGCGTCCGGACCAATGTGCCGCTGCATCAGGCCATTCTGTCCGATCCAACGTTCTGCCGGGGCGGCTACGACATCCATCATCTAGAGCATTGGATGGCTGAGCGGAGAGCTGCAAAATGA
- the accB gene encoding acetyl-CoA carboxylase biotin carboxyl carrier protein, with protein MDLAKIEQLVDLVSRSRIAELELTQDGTRIRILKGSAPREANPVSPRALHGSDVPKHEPVPSPAVPAVEESVVPAPMHGVFYRAAAPNEPPLVEIGSTIEAGQKICIIEAMKTFIDVTAETSGVVVAVLVEDGNEIEAGQALFRIRPAGPS; from the coding sequence GTGGATCTCGCTAAAATCGAGCAATTGGTCGATCTGGTCTCGCGATCGCGCATCGCGGAGCTGGAGTTGACCCAAGATGGGACGCGCATCCGCATCCTGAAAGGCTCGGCGCCGCGCGAGGCGAATCCCGTCTCGCCTCGTGCCCTGCATGGATCGGACGTTCCCAAGCATGAGCCGGTCCCCTCGCCGGCCGTGCCTGCCGTCGAAGAGAGCGTCGTGCCCGCACCGATGCATGGCGTGTTTTATCGAGCCGCGGCGCCAAACGAGCCACCGCTGGTGGAGATCGGCAGCACCATCGAAGCGGGCCAGAAAATATGCATCATCGAAGCGATGAAGACGTTCATCGACGTCACCGCCGAGACGTCCGGTGTCGTTGTGGCCGTTCTCGTCGAGGACGGTAACGAGATCGAAGCGGGACAGGCGCTGTTCCGGATCCGACCTGCAGGCCCCTCCTGA
- a CDS encoding SDR family oxidoreductase, with the protein MGFSDYRTALVTGASSGIGSATVRRLSAEGLDVYAVARDADRLAALSAETGCHACTVDVSDLDALTALANSAEFDVLINNAGQSRRGNILDTTPDDVDALIDVNLRAVLHLTRLIVPGMAKRDRGHVVNISSIAGHYAFGGGNTVYHATKAGIHSLSQQLRVDLYGTRVRVTEVSPARVETEVFGRLLGDLAEAKRRFFDDYDALQPEDIANSIAFAIGSPARMNVAFMEVLPTQQVVGGLNFAQRHRQAAT; encoded by the coding sequence ATGGGATTTTCAGACTATCGAACGGCGCTGGTGACGGGTGCCTCCTCGGGCATCGGGTCTGCGACGGTTCGCCGCCTGAGCGCCGAGGGGCTGGATGTCTATGCGGTGGCGCGCGACGCGGACCGGCTGGCGGCGCTGTCGGCCGAGACCGGTTGCCACGCCTGCACCGTTGACGTTAGCGACCTGGACGCGCTGACGGCGCTGGCAAACTCGGCCGAATTCGACGTTCTCATCAACAATGCCGGCCAGTCCCGGCGTGGCAATATCCTGGACACCACGCCCGACGACGTCGACGCCCTGATCGACGTCAATTTGCGCGCCGTCCTGCATCTGACCCGGCTGATCGTGCCCGGCATGGCGAAGCGCGACCGTGGCCATGTCGTCAACATCTCGTCGATAGCCGGCCATTATGCCTTCGGCGGGGGAAATACCGTGTATCACGCAACGAAGGCGGGCATTCATTCGCTCTCGCAGCAATTGCGAGTCGATCTCTATGGCACCCGGGTCCGCGTGACCGAGGTTTCGCCGGCCCGCGTGGAGACGGAAGTCTTCGGACGGCTGCTGGGCGATCTTGCCGAAGCCAAGCGCCGCTTTTTCGACGATTACGACGCACTGCAGCCCGAGGACATCGCCAATTCGATCGCTTTCGCGATTGGCTCGCCCGCGCGCATGAACGTTGCATTCATGGAGGTGCTGCCAACTCAGCAGGTCGTCGGCGGCCTCAACTTCGCGCAGAGACATCGGCAGGCCGCGACTTGA
- a CDS encoding LysR substrate-binding domain-containing protein, translated as MDTRRLEAFVKVVDLGSMSRAAKLLNIAQPALSQQIASLEVDFKRKLLDRSARGVRPTDAGQILYRYAKSIQRQIDEARRTIFENRSGLTGNVTIGLAPLSSAALLATPLLMQVRERHPGVVLHIYDSSGIMLSEMVLKASMDIAVLYGDRPVTGLDYKPLMREHFYLVAPRIMYSNQVPSEEVSAAELAQFDLLLPYRESFLRQAVERVCAEVGLRPRVIAEIHSQSTLSSAIAAGLGAAVLPMSIAKALPNFDELCIRRIDAASASQQMSLCISDNVALSDAAFAVYKILLEIIVKNWGQFDCSSGSAAVAAGGPAAPLGGPKDEP; from the coding sequence TTGGACACGCGCCGCCTCGAAGCCTTCGTCAAAGTCGTCGACCTCGGAAGCATGTCGCGTGCGGCGAAACTGCTCAACATTGCCCAGCCGGCGCTGAGCCAGCAGATCGCCAGCCTCGAGGTCGACTTCAAGCGAAAGCTGCTGGATCGCAGCGCCCGGGGCGTCAGGCCGACCGACGCGGGTCAAATCCTCTACCGCTATGCCAAGTCGATCCAGCGGCAGATTGACGAGGCGCGGCGTACGATCTTTGAGAACCGATCGGGGCTGACCGGCAACGTTACGATCGGCCTGGCGCCGCTCAGCTCCGCGGCATTGCTCGCGACCCCGCTGCTGATGCAGGTACGTGAACGCCATCCCGGCGTCGTGCTGCACATTTACGACAGTTCCGGGATCATGCTCAGCGAAATGGTGCTGAAGGCGAGCATGGACATCGCCGTCCTGTACGGTGATCGTCCGGTGACCGGCCTCGATTACAAGCCGCTGATGCGCGAGCACTTCTATCTGGTCGCGCCCCGCATCATGTATTCGAATCAGGTGCCTTCGGAAGAGGTTTCGGCGGCGGAGCTCGCGCAATTCGACCTGCTTCTTCCATATCGAGAATCGTTCCTGCGGCAGGCGGTCGAACGGGTCTGCGCCGAGGTGGGACTCCGCCCGCGCGTCATCGCCGAGATTCATTCGCAGTCGACCCTTTCTTCGGCGATCGCAGCTGGATTGGGTGCCGCCGTGCTACCCATGTCGATCGCAAAGGCGTTGCCGAACTTCGATGAACTCTGCATTCGGCGGATCGATGCGGCGTCGGCGTCGCAGCAAATGTCGCTATGCATTTCCGATAACGTCGCTTTGTCCGATGCCGCATTCGCCGTTTACAAGATATTGCTCGAGATCATCGTCAAGAACTGGGGGCAGTTCGATTGCTCCTCCGGCTCGGCTGCCGTCGCTGCAGGTGGCCCAGCAGCGCCTCTGGGCGGCCCGAAGGACGAGCCATAA
- a CDS encoding 4-carboxy-4-hydroxy-2-oxoadipate aldolase/oxaloacetate decarboxylase: protein MVHVVRTFDRPAADLVERIKQYPPSTLHEAQGRSGALTSRIKPIYPGMRACGPAFTVSCHPGDNMMLITAISLAKPGDVLVVSAGDHPEQGGFGEVLATACVAKGLAGLVTDAGVRDGPAIRNTGFHVFSYGLCMKGTVKETLGYINQPIVIGGIAVRPGDIVSADDDGVVIVPKENIADVCVKSSAREEKEAAVMKALKAGGDILELSGIGKVLEAKNCTFA from the coding sequence ATGGTTCACGTTGTCAGAACATTCGATCGACCCGCCGCAGACCTCGTCGAGCGCATCAAGCAATATCCTCCATCCACCCTTCATGAGGCGCAGGGGCGCTCGGGTGCTTTGACGTCCAGGATCAAGCCGATCTATCCGGGAATGCGGGCCTGTGGGCCGGCGTTTACGGTGAGCTGCCACCCCGGCGACAACATGATGCTCATCACGGCGATCTCGCTGGCCAAACCGGGCGATGTGCTCGTGGTGAGCGCAGGCGACCATCCGGAGCAGGGCGGTTTCGGCGAGGTGCTGGCGACAGCCTGTGTCGCCAAGGGGCTTGCCGGCTTGGTCACTGATGCCGGCGTGCGCGATGGACCGGCGATCCGCAACACCGGCTTCCATGTTTTCTCTTATGGACTGTGCATGAAGGGAACCGTCAAGGAGACCCTCGGCTACATCAATCAGCCGATCGTCATTGGCGGCATTGCAGTCCGGCCAGGCGATATCGTCAGCGCCGACGATGACGGTGTGGTCATCGTGCCCAAGGAGAACATTGCCGACGTTTGCGTCAAATCCTCCGCGCGCGAGGAAAAGGAAGCCGCTGTGATGAAAGCGCTCAAGGCGGGTGGCGACATTCTCGAATTGTCCGGCATCGGCAAGGTGCTCGAGGCCAAGAATTGTACCTTTGCCTGA
- a CDS encoding peptidyl-alpha-hydroxyglycine alpha-amidating lyase family protein has translation MPAILGSGEHRYRVVENWAKLPDGWQLTDVASVAVDSKDRVYVFNRGAHPMVVLDRDGNFLRSWGEGLFTRAHGLHIGADDNLYCTDDGDHTVRKCTPDGKVLLTIGVPEKPAPFMSGDPFHRCTHTALSPNGEIYVSDGYGNARVHKFTPSGKLIMSWGEPGTDPGQFNIVHNIATDADGFVYVADRENHRVQVFDGNGRYETQWNNLHRPCALCCCGGSKPTFIIGELGPAMPVNRKVPNLGPRLSIVDAKGKRIARLGGEEGPGVASGKFLAPHGIALDSHGDLYVGEVGVTDWKTNFPDEEMPAVVRATRCLQKLERVQEGS, from the coding sequence ATGCCGGCCATTCTGGGCTCGGGCGAGCATCGTTACCGCGTCGTCGAAAACTGGGCGAAGCTGCCGGATGGCTGGCAGCTGACGGATGTCGCTTCGGTCGCGGTTGACAGCAAGGACCGCGTCTACGTCTTCAATCGCGGCGCCCATCCGATGGTCGTGCTCGACCGCGATGGCAATTTCCTGCGGAGCTGGGGCGAAGGACTCTTCACCCGTGCGCATGGCCTGCATATCGGTGCCGACGACAATCTCTATTGCACCGATGACGGCGACCATACCGTGCGCAAGTGCACCCCCGACGGCAAGGTTCTGCTCACGATCGGTGTACCCGAGAAGCCCGCGCCGTTCATGAGTGGCGATCCCTTTCATCGCTGCACCCATACCGCGCTGTCGCCGAACGGTGAGATCTACGTCTCCGACGGCTACGGCAATGCCCGCGTCCATAAGTTCACCCCCAGCGGCAAGCTGATCATGAGCTGGGGCGAGCCCGGTACCGATCCCGGGCAGTTCAACATCGTGCACAATATCGCCACCGATGCAGATGGTTTCGTCTACGTCGCCGACCGCGAGAACCACCGCGTACAGGTGTTCGACGGCAACGGCAGATACGAGACGCAGTGGAATAACCTGCATCGGCCCTGCGCGCTGTGTTGCTGTGGCGGAAGCAAGCCGACCTTCATCATCGGGGAGCTCGGCCCCGCCATGCCGGTGAACCGCAAGGTGCCCAATCTCGGCCCGCGGCTGTCGATCGTCGATGCCAAGGGAAAGCGCATCGCGCGGCTCGGCGGCGAAGAGGGGCCGGGGGTTGCGAGCGGAAAATTCCTGGCGCCGCATGGCATCGCGCTGGATTCGCACGGCGACCTGTATGTCGGCGAGGTCGGCGTCACCGACTGGAAGACGAACTTCCCGGACGAGGAGATGCCTGCCGTCGTGCGCGCCACGCGCTGTCTGCAGAAGCTGGAGCGTGTGCAGGAAGGCTCCTAG